In one window of Bos mutus isolate GX-2022 chromosome 13, NWIPB_WYAK_1.1, whole genome shotgun sequence DNA:
- the COL9A3 gene encoding collagen alpha-3(IX) chain — protein MAGAPTLALLLLGQLLAATVILTEAQKVGPRGPPGPQGPPGKPGKDGIDGEVGPPGLPGPAGLKGAPGKPGKPGEAGLPGLPGVDGLTGQDGPPGPKGAPGERGSLGPPGPPGLGGKGLPGPPGEAGVSGLPGGIGLRGPPGPSGLPGLPGPPGPPGPPGHPGVLPEGATDLQCPAICPPGPPGPPGMPGFKGPTGYKGEPGEVGKDGEKGDPGPPGPPGIPGTVGLQGPRGLRGLPGPLGPPGDRGPIGFRGPPGIPGAPGKAGDRGERGPEGFRGPKGDIGRPGPKGIPGMSGPGGEPGMPGKDGRDGVPGLDGEKGEAGRHGAPGEKGPNGLPGLPGRAGSKGEKGELGRPGELGEAGPSGEPGVPGDVGMPGERGEAGHRGSAGALGPQGPPGAPGVRGFQGRKGSIGDPGLPGPQGLRGGMGDRGPGGAAGPKGDQGIAGADGLPGDKGELGPSGPVGPKGESGSRGELGPKGIQGPNGTSGVDGVPGPPGPVGLQGVRGVPGITGKPGVPGKEASEQHIRELCGGLVSEQIAQLAAHLRKPLAPGSIGRPGPAGPPGPPGPPGSIGHPGARGPPGYRGPTGELGDPGPRGNQGDRGDKGSAGEGLDGPDGDQGLQGPQGVPGISKDGRDGAHGEPGFPGDPGLPGAVGAQGPPGICDTSACQGAVMAAVGEKSGPRSS, from the exons ATGGCCGGAgcccccaccctggccctgcTGCTGTTGGGGCAGCTGCTGGCTGCCACCGTAATCTTGACTGAGGCACAG AAAGTGGGACCTCGAGGCCCCCCCGGTCCCcaagggccacctgggaagccaggaaagGATGGCATTGAT GGAGAAGTTGGTCCTCCTGGTCTGCCTGGGCCCGCG GGACTGAAAGGggccccagggaagccagggaaaCCAGGAGAGGCCGGGCTGCCTGGACTGCCTGGAGTGGAT GGTCTGACCGGGCAGGATGGACCTCCTGGACCCAAGGGCGCTCCCGGAGAACGG ggaagTCTGGGACCTCCAGGGCCACCTGGGCTGGGG GGCAAAGGCCTCCCTGGACCTCCT GGAGAGGCAGGGGTGAGCGGCCTCCCAGGTGGAATTGGCCTCCGGGGCCCCCCG GGACCCTCAGGactcccaggcctccctggcccccCAGGACCTCCTGGCCCCCCT GGTCACCCAGGGGTGCTTCCCGAAGGTGCTACTGATCTTCAG TGCCCGGCCATCTGCCCGCCAGGCCCCCCAGGGCCCCCAGGAATGCCAGGGTTCAAG GGACCCACCGGCTACAAAGGGGAGCCCGGAGAAGTTGGCAAGGATGGCGAAAAG GGTGACCCCGGCCCCCCTGGACCCCCTGGTATCCCGGGCACCGTGGGGTTGCAG GGTCCACGGGGCCTACGAGGACTTCCAGGGCCACTTGGACCCCCCGGGGACCGG GGTCCCATTGGGTTCCGAGGGCCCCCCGGGATCCCAGGAGCCCCTGGGAAAGCG GGCGACAGAGGAGAGAGGGGCCCAGAGGGGTTCCGTGGCCCCAAGGGCGACATT GGCAGGCCTGGTCCTAAAGGCATCCCCGGCATGTCTGGGCCCGGTGGAGAGCCG GGCATGCCAGGCAAGGACGGCCGGGACGGTGTGCCAGGACTTGATGGCGAGAAG GGAGAAGCTGGTCGCCACGGTGCCCCGGGAGAGAAGGGGCCCAACGGGCTACCG GGTCTCCCCGGACGAGCAGGGTCCAAGGGTGAGAAAGGAGAACTG GGCAGACCTGGAGAGCTGGGTGAGGCCGGCCCCTCGGGAGAGCCTGGTGTCCCT GGAGATGTTGGCATGCCCGGCGAGCGTGGAGAGGCTGGACACAGGGGCTCAGCG GGGGCGCTGGGCCCGCAAGGCCCCCCCGGGGCCCCTGGCGTCCGTGGCTTCCAG GGCCGGAAGGGCAGCATAGGAGACCCCGGCCTGCCGGGCCCCCAAGGCCTCCGAGGTGGCATGGGCGACCGG GGCCCGGGAGGAGCTGCCGGCCCCAAGGGCGACCAG GGCATCGCAGGTGCTGACGGCCTTCCTGGGGATAAAGGAGAACTG GGTCCCAGCGGCCCTGTTGGCCCCAAAGGAGAG TCTGGCAGTCGCGGGGAGCTGGGCCCTAAGGGCATCCAGGGCCCCAATGGCACCAGCGGCGTAGATGGCGTCCCTGGCCCCCCTGGCCCCGTGGGCCTCCAGGGCGTGCGAGGCGTGCCTGGCATCACTGGAAAACCTGGGGTCCCG GGGAAAGAAGCCAGCGAGCAACACATCAGGGAGCTGTGCGGGGGGCTGGTCAGTG aGCAAATCGCGCAACTGGCCGCGCACCTGAGGAAGCCCCTAGCACCAGGCTCCATCGGGCGACCGGGTCCTGCTGGCCCCCCGGGCCCCCCGGGCCCCCCAGGCTCCATTGGTCACCCCGGGGCTCGAGGGCCCCCTGGATACCGAGGTCCCACAGGAGAGCTTGGAGACCCTGGACCCAGAG GAAACCAGGGTGACAGAGGAGAcaaaggctcagctggcgagggCCTGGATGGGCCCGACGGAGACCAAGGGCTGCAAG GACCGCAAGGCGTGCCCGGCATCAGCAAAGACGGCCGAGATGGGGCTCATGGAGAGCCTGGGTTCCCCGGCGATCCTGGCCTTCCTGGTGCCGTTGGCGCTCAGGGGCCTCCTGGCATCTGCGACACCTCTGCCTGCCAAGGAGCTGTGATGGCAGCTGTCGGGGAGAAGTCAGGTCCCCGAAGCTCCTAA
- the OGFR gene encoding opioid growth factor receptor, whose product MEDSDCDSTWDEDEEENGESPRAEAGEDGETGALGNAEAEEDAPPSALQLKVTGSRNWRAARDTRRYRHHYPDLVEGDNNGDMLNLSFYKNEIRFLPNGCFIEDILQNWKEDYELLEDNHSYIQWLFPLREPGVNWHAKPLTLQEIEAFKKSAEVRKRLVQAYELMLGFFGIQLQDRDTGQVCRAHNYQKRFQNLNWHSHNNLRITRILKSLGELGLAHYQAPLARFFLEETLVRRQLPGLRHSALDYFVFTVRCRHQRRELLRFAWEHFRPRYRFVWGPQDKLQKFKPCSPPCSSRLACPRQAKEEESPGEPPLEAGTQRHACGLGKDEEAGPLAEGPQLPGTESQEVRALERDQGDETSEEQGPESPNPKESKKRKLEANLRERALGEPGASASEVEKIALNLEGCALSQGSLRVETQEVVSQAPEEAKQPCPQPPGAKVADEVRKRRKMDQGASDHPEAAADGGTLTLATTKPPAPSECSEAEEGANGIKEETEGQAGLGQSAPGSPGTAAPEVEERAEPTEVGPCVHPGEP is encoded by the exons ATGGAGGACTCGGACTGCGACTCGACCTGGGACGAGGATGAGGAGGAGAACGGCGAGAGCCCGCGGGCGGAAGCCGGCGAGGATGGCGAGACCGGCGCTCTGGGGAACGCGGAAGCCGAGGAGGACGCGCCGCCCAGCGCGCTCCAG ctcaAGGTGACAGGGTCCCGAAACTGGAGAGCTGCACGGGACACACGCCGGTACCGGCACCACTACCCG GATCTGGTAGAAGGAGATAACAATGGCGACATGCTCAATCTGAGTTTCTACAAAAATGAGATTCGGTTCCTGCCTAACG GCTGTTTCATTGAGGACATTCTTCAGAACTGGAAGGAAGACTATGAACTCCTGGAGGACAATCACTCCTACATCCAGTG GCTGTTTCCGCTGCGGGAGCCAGGGGTGAACTGGCACGCCAAGCCCCTCACACTCCAGGAGATCGAG GCATTTAAGAAGTCTGCGGAGGTCAGGAAGCGGCTGGTCCAGGCCTACGAGCTCATGCTGGGCTTCTTTGGGATCCAGCTCCAGGACCGAGATACCGGCCAGGTGTGCCGAGCACACAACTACCAGAAGCGCTTCCAGAACCTCAACTG GCACAGCCACAACAACCTCCGCATCACCCGCATCCTCAAGTCTCTGGGGGAGCTGGGGCTGGCGCACTACCAGGCACCCCTGGCCCGCTTCTTCCTGGAGGAGACGCTGGTGCGGAGGCAGCTGCCAGGCTTGCGGCACAGCGCCCTGGACTACTTTGTGTTCACCGTGCGCTGCCGGCACCAGCGCCGCGAGCTGCTGCGCTTCGCCTGGGAGCACTTCCGGCCCCGCTACAGGTTCGTCTGGGGGCCCCAGGACAAACTGCAGAAGTTCAAGCCATGCTCACCACCCTGCTCATCCCGGCTGGCCTGCCCCAGACAGGCGAAGGAGGAGGAGAGCCCTGGGGAACCCCCCCTTGAAGCTGGCACCCAGAGGCACGCCTGTGGGCTGGGGAAGGACGAGGAGGCAGGCCCACTGGCCGAGGGTCCCCAGCTACCTGGCACAGAGTCCCAGGAGGTCAGAGCCCTGGAAAGGGACCAGGGAGATGAGACCAGCGAGGAGCAGGGACCAGAGTCACCAAACCCCAAGGAGAGCAAGAAGAGGAAGCTGGAGGCGAATCTGCGGGAGCGGGCCCTGGGGGAGCCAGGCGCCAGCGCCTCTGAGGTGGAGAAGATCGCCCTGAACCTGGAAGGCTGCGCCCTCAGCCAGGGCAGCCTCAGGGTGGAGACCCAGGAAGTGGTCAGCCAGGCCCCAGAGGAGGCCAAgcagccctgcccccagcccccaggggccAAGGTGGCCGATGAGGTAAGGAAGCGAAGGAAGATGGACCAAGGTGCCAGTGATCACCCAGAGGCAGCAGCAGATGGTGGCACCCTGACACTGGCCACGACTAAGCCCCCTGCCCCATCTGAGTGCTCAGAGGCTGAAGAGGGTGCAAATGGGatcaaagaggaaacagaaggccaggcagggctggggcagagtGCCCCTGGCagcccaggcactgcagcacCGGAGGTGGAGGAGAGAGCAGAGCCCACAGAGGTGGGGCCTTGTGTCCATCCCGGAGAGCCTTAG